TACTCTTGTTCAAGAGATGCCTGAACATCAGAGGCCTCAGATTGATGGCAATGATGAGGACTATGACGCGAGACAAAGCACTCCCGCTGCATATTTTGCCAGCTGCGGGTATCAAGAATGGTCCGACTTCACTATCAAAATGATCATTGATAACAGGGAGATTAGATCACAGACCGAAAGAGACTTTTTTCAGAACAAAATGAGCGATGCAAACGTGCCGATCGAAATTCGTCCATTACCGGTTGGAGATGTACTATGGGTAGCTAGAAGCGAAGCCGGAGAAGAAGTGGTTCTAGATACTATTGTTGAACGGAAACGTTTGGACGATCTTGTCGCTTCTATACAAGACGGAAGGTTTCTAGAACAGAAATCTCGACTCAAAGAAACCAAGCTAAAGAACATAATCTACATCACTGAAGAGTTCACCTCAACGAATCTGGGACAAATGGCAGGTGCGGTTCAAACAAGCCTTTCAATGATAATGACAAACTTCCAATTCAGACTACATCGTACCAAGGACGCAGATGCGACTTGTAAGTTTCTCTCCATTCTCCATCGCAGTGTCTGCAACCGGTTCCAAAACAAACCAATAATATGCATCAATGCCATGAAGTTAGACGACAATTCTCTCCCGGCTTTTCAGGATAGTCTGATGAAGtttagaaaagaaatggaCAAGGACGGTTGCTACATCTATATTAATTACAGCATTTTTCATAGCATATTCGGCAAGTCTAGcttggtttctttgaaagagacCTACATCAAGATGCTGATGACAACGAAAGGAGTATCACTGGATAAAGCTattcaaatccaaagacACTATCCAACACCACAAAGCCTCATTAAGGCTTTCAGAGAATCCAAGGACCCCAAACTACTAAGTCAACATTTCAAACAGGAAATCATTACTCACAAGAAAGTGACAGCCATACTGAGCGAAAAAATATTCCAGACATGGGGTATATGATGatccaaaaaaagaacttaCTGGAACATGCGCATCGATGTTAGCAACGCATCACATGACAtgtctttctttgccttCGCGAACTCCTTCACTGGCATCCCTAATATTTGAGGGTAAACAGAACAACTACCTCTGTGTCTCTGCTTAATTGAGTTTTATATTCATCACCCCCAAATATGTCAGAAAAGTACTCAAGACCTGCTCAGCCTCCGCCAACGTATAACCAGCCGGGTGGTGGACAATCACCGTTTAACGAGCCTTATTATCCGCAGCAAGGTGTCAACTCATCTGACTACCATCAACAGCAACGACCAGATTATGACCCTGAATCGCAATTTCCTCCAGAGAAAATTGTGGGATCTGGCAAACCTGATAATGCTGAAACGTTTGATGACTCCTTCAAGGTGAAAAACAAACTCAATGACTGGCCATTTACTATTCTCTTCATTGCTACTTTAGCAGGCTTTGTCGTCGTTGCTGGAATTGTTCTCTCAGCTTGGGCCAGTAACTATTCCACCAGTGGTAGTGGTATTTATGATAGCGGTGCATCATTCACTTTGAATACAAATACTGTGGTCTTGTTTGCATTTGTTATTGTAATTTCTCTAGTCCTTGCTGTGTTGATGCTGTGTTTTGCAAGAATTGCTCCTAAAAGATTTATACAAGTTGGAATTGTGCTAAATGTGGTATTAGGTCTTGCCTCTTCCATTTATTATTTAGCCGTGGGCTACTATTCGGCTGGTGTCGTTTTCTTGGTGTTTACCCTGATTAGCGCCTACTGCTATTGGTCAATGAGAGGTCGTATTCCATTTAGTGCAACGGTGCTCACTATTGTCATTGATGTTATGAAGAGAAATCCTTCTACTTTGATGACCTCATTGATTGGAATTATAGTTTCTGGTGCCTTTGCAGCTCTGTTCAGTGCTACTGTTGTAGCAACTTACATGAAATGGACTCCCAGtgatgaaaatggaaactGTTCCTTCAACGAGGGTTCAACTTCGTGTTCTCGTTCGAAAGTAATTGGAATTTTAGTGTTCGTCTTTTTCGCAGGTTACTATATTACGGAAGTGATTGGGAACGTTATCCATGTAACCATTAGCGGAGTGTACGGATCATGGTACTATCTTTCACGTTCTGACCAAGGAATGCCTAGATTTCCCGCA
This window of the Komagataella phaffii GS115 chromosome 2, complete sequence genome carries:
- a CDS encoding Helix-hairpin-helix protein, involved in DNA repair and replication fork stability; the protein is MCMPEDQGRGEPSRTMDLPSDLKHLFLKWLEDDCIVQIQLGSKRALQLTRAMENLKRTDEAIDNVNKLKTVRYIGPKITEFLNKKLLKYCNDNGYRVPDWCKTAETTTSSRKPATQKVAKPSTSTGLTGALPGGRSKGRRKYVPAKNSSAYAILISLLVNDSAQTGVQKSTVIAVASKYCERSFTTNPATGQFYSAWNSIKTLMNHELVVESTTKRPALYYLTDEGKLLATTLVQEMPEHQRPQIDGNDEDYDARQSTPAAYFASCGYQEWSDFTIKMIIDNREIRSQTERDFFQNKMSDANVPIEIRPLPVGDVLWVARSEAGEEVVLDTIVERKRLDDLVASIQDGRFLEQKSRLKETKLKNIIYITEEFTSTNLGQMAGAVQTSLSMIMTNFQFRLHRTKDADATCKFLSILHRSVCNRFQNKPIICINAMKLDDNSLPAFQDSLMKFRKEMDKDGCYIYINYSIFHSIFGKSSLVSLKETYIKMLMTTKGVSLDKAIQIQRHYPTPQSLIKAFRESKDPKLLSQHFKQEIITHKKVTAILSEKIFQTWGI